A region of Asterias amurensis chromosome 22, ASM3211899v1 DNA encodes the following proteins:
- the LOC139953941 gene encoding mandelamide hydrolase-like has translation MYRLTIGDLLDRFKKGTLTCEGYTKRMIQRAEDLKVFNYFVSMDTERMLQKAKEADARYQSKTNRPLEGILIAIKDNIDVEGEATGACTPGLAGLKPKHTAEVAKRLFDAGAIHAGRTNMHELAFGVSTINSYTGDSHNFHNFDYTCGGSSGGSGGAVAADIVPVALGTDTGGSIRIPSSFNGVFGLRTTSGRWPADYGVKMSHVRDSVGPLTRSANDIAILDHVMTGEEPLDDVTPAEIRIGVARPHFWEGLDPAVQEYAEKFLAELKDKGFIIIDEGEVPGVAEMVEKYIMPTVNYELIPRLEEYMEHHGHKTTVEEVFNKIASPDVKELFKDTMKNPVSPELYQAAMTARDKLREDMKKYFEDHRLDCILMPANKIPPALISAFDTDPTLLMAVLQNFDCGNICNNPSLVIPGGRVRGSGVPFGMQIEGLTGNDRRLIAVARAIEKALEL, from the coding sequence ATGTATCGTCTTACAATCGGAGATCTTCTGGACCGTTTCAAGAAAGGTACCCTGACGTGTGAAGGGTATACTAAGCGGATGATCCAGCGGGCTGAGGACCTGAAGGTTTTCAACTACTTCGTCTCCATGGATACAGAGCGGATGTTGCAGAAAGCCAAGGAGGCAGATGCCAGGTATCAGAGCAAGACCAATCGACCTCTTGAAGGTATCTTAATCGCCATAAAGGATAACATCGACGTAGAAGGAGAGGCGACTGGAGCTTGTACGCCGGGTCTAGCTGGTCTCAAACCCAAGCACACAGCTGAGGTTGCTAAGAGGCTTTTTGATGCAGGGGCAATCCACGCTGGTAGGACCAACATGCATGAGCTAGCATTTGGGGTGTCGACCATCAATTCGTACACGGGAGATAGTCACAACTTTCACAACTTTGACTATACTTGCGGGGGGAGTAGCGGTGGAAGTGGAGGGGCCGTCGCCGCTGATATCGTCCCCGTTGCCCTCGGTACTGACACCGGTGGATCAATCCGAATTCCCTCTTCCTTCAATGGTGTCTTCGGTCTGCGCACCACCAGTGGGCGTTGGCCGGCTGACTACGGCGTCAAGATGTCGCATGTTCGTGACTCAGTTGGACCCCTCACAAGGAGCGCCAATGACATCGCGATCCTAGATCACGTGATGACAGGGGAGGAACCTCTCGATGACGTCACACCAGCAGAGATTAGAATTGGAGTGGCAAGACCTCACTTCTGGGAAGGTTTAGACCCTGCGGTCCAGGAATATGCGGAGAAATTCTTGGCAGAACTTAAAGACAAAGGTTTTATCATCATAGACGAAGGTGAAGTGCCAGGAGTTGCTGAGATGGTTGAAAAATACATCATGCCTACCGTCAACTATGAGCTGATTCCTCGACTGGAGGAGTATATGGAGCACCATGGTCACAAAACTACAGTCGAGGAGGTCTTCAACAAGATAGCCTCACCAGATGTTAAAGAGCTCTTCAAGGATACAATGAAGAACCCAGTCAGTCCTGAGCTTTACCAGGCAGCGATGACGGCCAGAGACAAGCTTAGAGAGGACATGAAGAAGTACTTCGAGGATCACCGACTTGACTGCATCCTCATGCCTGCCAACAAGATACCCCCGGCGTTGATCAGCGCATTTGACACGGATCCCACTCTGCTGATGGCGGTCCTCCAAAACTTTGACTGCGGTAACATTTGCAACAACCCATCCCTTGTGATTCCGGGTGGGCGTGTCAGAGGGAGCGGGGTGCCCTTTGGAATGCAGATTGAAGGCCTCACTGGGAATGATAGGCGTCTCATCGCAGTTGCAAGGGCGATCGAAAAAGCTCTGGAGCTGTAG